From a region of the Salinispira pacifica genome:
- the rpoB gene encoding DNA-directed RNA polymerase subunit beta — MFNRNTEIKRTEVGTSKGTVMELPNLVDIQLSSYEKFLQRDWMVQGNKPNLQGLEEVFQTIFPIESQAGDMVLEYDHYTLDEENIKFNEAQCKAKGHTYAVPIKAKINLLFTETGEIRQKDIYMGDIPIMTDRGTFIYNGAERVVVSQIHRSPGVIFSHEKGVYSSRIIPYRGSWLEFEIDQKKELIFAKIDRKKRILGTLFLRALGYDTREKIIDLFYRLKTVTVEDTAESRDYLRGKVLGRAVYIEDGEESKKLYKAGEKIHPHDVDELIHSQVSSIEIIDDENSESLHSDIILNCFEREESKHTKEEGQDEPSHEAALSAVYAVIMPGEPITIESAEKDFNSMFFTSRRYDLGRVGRYKLNKKFDYQDAPEEHILTKEDIVNTMGYLIRVYIGEANVDDIDHLGNRRVRSVGELLANQMKTAFSRMERIAKERMSLKEIETIKPQDLISIKPVVAAVKEFFGSSQLSQFMDQVNPLSELTHKRRLNALGPGGLSRDRAGFEVRDVHYTHYGRMCPIETPEGPNIGLIVSLAGYTRVNDYGFLETPYRKVKDGKVTQDIEYLSAMDEEKYFIAQANANINDKGAFVDEQVSVRKQGDYTTRPPADVQYMDVSPKQVISVSSALIPFLEHDDANRALMGSNMQRQAVPLVSPEPPRVGTGMEFKTAYDSGVLVKAKRGGVVSYVSNARVEITPEKPAFDGDKDVYELIKYQRTNQDTCYVQKPMVAYKDKIVKGQAIADGPSTFKGEMALGRNILVGFVPWNGYNYEDAILISEKVVKNDVFTSVHIKEFTIEVRETKLGPEKITRDIPNTSEKALDQLDEEGIVRIGAKVGSGYILVGKVTPKSETETTPEFKLLNSIFGEKAKEVRDTSLRVPHGTEGTVIDVQRMRRSEGDDLSPGVEEVVKVLIATKKKLQEGDKMAGRHGNKGIIARVLPEEDMPFMADGTPLELCLNPLGVPSRMNIGQLLETMLGWAAVENDEWYTTPVFQSATGEEISGLLEKGGRPGSSQITLYDGRTGVQFENDVMVGYMYVIKLHHMVTDKMHARSTGPYSLVTQQPLGGKAQFGGQRLGEMEVWALEAYGAANTLQELLTIKSDDMNGRAKIYESIVKGEPGTTAGVPESFNVLVQELRGLALDVSIYDSKGKQIPLTERDEELINRQGSNF; from the coding sequence ATGTTTAATCGAAATACCGAAATCAAACGAACCGAGGTTGGTACTTCCAAGGGAACTGTCATGGAATTGCCGAATCTCGTGGATATCCAGCTCTCATCTTATGAGAAATTCTTACAGCGAGACTGGATGGTCCAGGGGAACAAGCCGAATCTACAGGGTCTGGAAGAGGTATTCCAGACGATTTTTCCCATCGAAAGCCAGGCCGGCGACATGGTCCTTGAGTATGACCATTATACCCTGGATGAGGAGAATATCAAGTTTAATGAGGCACAGTGCAAGGCCAAAGGTCACACATACGCAGTTCCCATCAAGGCGAAAATAAATCTGCTGTTTACTGAAACCGGGGAAATCCGGCAGAAAGATATCTATATGGGCGACATCCCCATCATGACTGACCGGGGAACCTTCATCTACAACGGTGCAGAGCGGGTGGTTGTCAGCCAGATCCACAGGAGCCCCGGGGTGATTTTCTCCCACGAGAAGGGTGTGTATAGTTCACGGATCATCCCGTACCGGGGTTCATGGCTTGAATTCGAAATCGATCAGAAAAAAGAACTGATTTTCGCCAAGATTGACCGGAAAAAGCGCATTCTCGGTACCCTGTTTCTCCGGGCTCTGGGCTACGACACACGGGAAAAGATAATCGACCTGTTTTACCGGCTTAAAACCGTAACGGTTGAAGATACCGCCGAGTCACGGGATTATCTCCGGGGCAAGGTTCTGGGACGCGCCGTATATATTGAAGACGGCGAGGAAAGCAAGAAGCTTTACAAGGCCGGTGAAAAAATCCACCCCCATGATGTTGATGAATTGATCCACTCCCAGGTGAGCAGCATAGAAATCATCGACGATGAGAATTCCGAAAGTCTTCATTCTGATATTATTCTCAACTGCTTCGAGCGGGAAGAGAGCAAACACACCAAGGAAGAGGGCCAGGATGAACCGTCCCATGAAGCAGCCCTTTCTGCGGTATATGCAGTGATCATGCCCGGCGAACCCATCACCATAGAGAGCGCCGAGAAAGATTTCAATTCCATGTTTTTCACCTCCCGGCGTTACGACCTGGGAAGGGTGGGACGCTACAAGCTGAACAAGAAATTCGACTACCAGGATGCTCCGGAAGAGCATATTCTCACCAAGGAAGACATCGTAAACACCATGGGATATCTGATCCGGGTGTACATCGGCGAAGCCAACGTGGACGATATCGACCATCTTGGTAACCGGCGTGTCAGATCGGTGGGCGAACTCCTTGCCAACCAGATGAAGACCGCCTTCAGCCGGATGGAGCGGATCGCCAAGGAGCGGATGAGTCTCAAAGAAATTGAGACCATCAAGCCCCAGGATCTGATCTCAATCAAACCCGTTGTTGCTGCGGTGAAAGAGTTTTTCGGTTCATCCCAGCTGTCACAGTTTATGGACCAGGTGAATCCCCTTTCGGAACTCACCCATAAGCGGCGTCTCAACGCTCTCGGCCCCGGTGGTCTCAGCCGTGACCGGGCGGGGTTTGAAGTCCGTGACGTACATTACACCCACTACGGCCGAATGTGTCCCATTGAGACCCCTGAAGGTCCGAATATCGGTCTGATTGTCAGCCTTGCAGGGTACACCCGGGTGAACGACTACGGGTTCCTTGAAACCCCGTACCGGAAAGTCAAAGACGGCAAGGTAACCCAGGATATCGAATATCTTTCCGCCATGGATGAAGAGAAATACTTCATTGCCCAGGCCAACGCCAACATCAATGACAAAGGCGCCTTTGTTGATGAACAGGTTTCCGTGCGGAAACAGGGTGATTATACCACCCGTCCCCCCGCGGATGTTCAGTACATGGACGTTTCTCCCAAGCAGGTAATCTCCGTATCATCGGCCCTGATTCCCTTTCTGGAGCATGACGACGCCAACCGTGCATTGATGGGTTCAAACATGCAGCGCCAGGCGGTTCCGCTGGTGAGTCCCGAACCTCCCCGGGTTGGAACGGGAATGGAGTTCAAGACAGCCTATGACTCGGGTGTTTTGGTGAAAGCGAAGCGCGGCGGAGTTGTAAGCTATGTGAGCAATGCCCGGGTTGAGATTACCCCGGAGAAGCCCGCATTTGACGGCGACAAGGACGTTTACGAGCTGATCAAATATCAGCGGACCAACCAGGACACCTGCTATGTGCAGAAACCCATGGTTGCCTACAAAGACAAGATTGTGAAAGGCCAGGCCATCGCCGACGGTCCCTCCACATTCAAGGGTGAAATGGCACTGGGACGGAATATTCTGGTGGGGTTTGTACCCTGGAACGGATACAACTACGAGGACGCCATCCTTATCTCCGAAAAAGTGGTGAAGAACGATGTATTCACCTCGGTTCATATTAAAGAATTCACCATAGAGGTGCGGGAAACCAAGCTGGGGCCTGAAAAGATCACCCGGGATATTCCCAACACATCCGAAAAAGCCCTGGATCAGCTGGACGAGGAAGGGATTGTCCGCATCGGCGCCAAGGTGGGCTCCGGTTACATCCTTGTGGGAAAAGTAACCCCCAAGAGCGAAACCGAGACAACCCCCGAATTCAAACTGCTGAACTCCATCTTCGGCGAGAAAGCCAAAGAAGTCCGGGATACCTCCCTTCGGGTTCCCCACGGAACCGAAGGTACCGTTATCGATGTGCAGCGGATGCGGCGCAGTGAAGGTGATGACCTCTCCCCGGGTGTTGAAGAAGTGGTGAAGGTTCTTATCGCCACCAAGAAAAAACTTCAGGAAGGGGACAAGATGGCCGGCCGTCACGGTAACAAGGGTATTATCGCCCGGGTTCTTCCCGAGGAAGATATGCCGTTCATGGCCGACGGTACGCCGCTGGAATTGTGTCTCAACCCTCTGGGGGTACCATCCCGTATGAACATCGGGCAGCTGCTTGAAACCATGCTTGGCTGGGCAGCCGTTGAAAATGATGAGTGGTACACCACCCCGGTATTCCAGTCCGCAACCGGTGAGGAGATTTCCGGTCTCCTGGAGAAGGGCGGACGCCCGGGATCATCCCAGATTACCCTCTATGACGGACGAACCGGTGTTCAGTTCGAAAACGATGTCATGGTGGGTTACATGTATGTGATTAAACTCCATCATATGGTTACGGACAAAATGCATGCACGTTCCACCGGACCCTACAGTCTGGTTACCCAGCAGCCCCTGGGCGGTAAGGCTCAGTTCGGCGGACAGCGTCTGGGTGAAATGGAAGTGTGGGCCCTGGAAGCCTACGGTGCAGCCAATACGCTGCAGGAGCTTCTTACCATCAAATCCGACGATATGAACGGAAGGGCAAAGATTTACGAAAGCATAGTGAAGGGCGAACCCGGCACAACCGCCGGCGTTCCCGAATCCTTCAACGTACTTGTTCAGGAGCTGCGGGGTCTTGCCCTGGATGTTTCGATTTACGATTCAAAAGGTAAGCAGATCCCCCTCACTGAACGTGATGAAGAGCTGATTAACCGTCAGGGAAGCAATTTCTAA
- the rplL gene encoding 50S ribosomal protein L7/L12, protein MALSTDEILEAIANMTVLEVSELVKAMEDKFGVTAAAPVAVAAGPAAGAAEEAAEEQTEFTVKLAGAGDKKINVIKAVRTIVSGLGLKEAKELVESNGVIKENVSKDEAAEIKKTLEEAGATVEVK, encoded by the coding sequence ATGGCACTTTCTACTGACGAAATTCTCGAAGCAATCGCAAACATGACCGTTCTGGAGGTTTCCGAACTGGTGAAGGCTATGGAAGACAAGTTCGGCGTTACTGCCGCTGCTCCCGTTGCCGTGGCTGCAGGTCCTGCTGCAGGCGCAGCTGAAGAAGCTGCTGAAGAGCAGACTGAATTCACTGTTAAGCTTGCCGGAGCCGGAGACAAGAAGATCAACGTTATTAAGGCTGTTCGGACCATCGTTTCAGGCCTGGGTCTTAAGGAAGCAAAAGAGCTGGTTGAATCCAACGGTGTCATCAAGGAAAATGTTTCCAAGGATGAAGCTGCTGAAATCAAGAAAACTCTTGAAGAGGCTGGTGCTACTGTCGAAGTTAAGTAA
- the rplJ gene encoding 50S ribosomal protein L10 has product MAEYVTRVNNAKKEAVQALKDSFSGVNDYIFTDYRGLSVEQITELRTKLRELDAEYHVIKNNFAKLALKDMEMPVVDDYLVGPTAVALTHDESGPVAKELLKLAKDWPLEVKGGIVNGNVFDATQVIEYSKLPTRIELIAMLMGTMNAPVQNFVYGLNGIATKLVRTLQAVADQKAGE; this is encoded by the coding sequence ATGGCTGAATATGTAACACGTGTAAATAATGCAAAAAAAGAGGCGGTTCAGGCTCTCAAAGACAGCTTCAGCGGAGTGAATGATTATATCTTCACCGATTACCGCGGGCTCAGCGTTGAGCAGATCACCGAACTGCGCACCAAGCTCCGGGAGCTGGATGCTGAATATCATGTAATCAAGAATAATTTCGCAAAGCTGGCTCTGAAAGATATGGAGATGCCGGTTGTAGATGATTATCTTGTGGGACCCACTGCGGTGGCCCTTACCCATGATGAATCCGGTCCCGTCGCCAAAGAGCTTCTGAAGCTTGCCAAGGACTGGCCTTTGGAAGTGAAAGGCGGTATAGTGAACGGCAATGTATTCGATGCCACCCAGGTTATTGAGTACAGCAAGCTGCCTACACGGATCGAGCTTATCGCAATGCTGATGGGTACAATGAACGCGCCTGTGCAGAACTTTGTGTACGGCCTTAACGGTATTGCTACCAAGCTGGTGCGTACGCTCCAGGCTGTGGCTGATCAGAAGGCCGGGGAGTAA
- the rplA gene encoding 50S ribosomal protein L1 gives MKRGKNYRNAVAAYDKTQQYTTEDAVKIIKEHAFAKFDETVELSMKLNVKKSTTIRDTLVLPNQFKSEKKILVFAKGDKAQEAKDAGAAFVGDDDLIAKIKDGWLDFDVAVATPDMMKDVGRLGPILGRRGLMPNPKTQTVTFDVTAAINELKKGRVEFRSDKTGVIHLAVGKVSMDPAALAENINVVIGEVERKRPADTKGDFVKSLAISSTMGPGVKLVQSAE, from the coding sequence ATGAAGCGAGGAAAGAATTATAGAAACGCCGTAGCCGCCTACGACAAGACTCAGCAGTACACTACGGAAGATGCGGTGAAGATTATTAAAGAACATGCATTCGCCAAGTTTGATGAAACCGTCGAACTGTCCATGAAGCTGAATGTGAAGAAGAGCACCACAATTCGTGACACTCTGGTTCTTCCCAACCAGTTCAAAAGCGAAAAGAAAATACTGGTCTTTGCCAAGGGTGATAAAGCCCAGGAAGCAAAGGATGCAGGTGCCGCTTTTGTGGGTGATGATGATCTGATTGCGAAAATCAAAGACGGCTGGCTGGATTTTGATGTTGCAGTTGCAACCCCCGATATGATGAAAGATGTGGGCCGTCTCGGTCCCATTCTCGGTCGCCGGGGTCTCATGCCCAACCCGAAAACCCAGACAGTAACCTTCGACGTTACCGCGGCTATCAATGAGCTGAAAAAGGGCCGTGTGGAATTCCGTTCGGATAAAACCGGCGTAATTCATCTTGCGGTGGGTAAGGTGTCCATGGATCCGGCAGCCCTTGCGGAAAACATCAACGTTGTGATCGGCGAAGTTGAGCGTAAGCGCCCCGCCGACACCAAGGGTGATTTCGTGAAGAGCCTGGCAATTTCATCCACAATGGGTCCCGGCGTAAAGCTTGTCCAGAGTGCAGAGTAA
- the rplK gene encoding 50S ribosomal protein L11, translated as MAKKKVTGMIKLQVPAQKATPAPPVGPALGPHGVSAPQFVQQFNDASKDVEAGLLVPVVITVYQDRSFTFEMKSPPAAVLIKKEIGLSSGSAEPHKVKVGKITRDQLKKIAEMKMADLNANDIDAAIKIVAGTARSMGVEVEG; from the coding sequence ATGGCTAAGAAAAAAGTCACTGGCATGATCAAGCTTCAGGTGCCTGCACAGAAGGCCACACCGGCCCCTCCTGTAGGTCCTGCACTTGGACCTCACGGGGTAAGTGCGCCCCAGTTTGTTCAGCAGTTCAATGATGCTTCAAAAGATGTTGAAGCAGGACTGCTTGTTCCTGTTGTTATCACCGTATACCAGGACCGAAGTTTCACTTTTGAAATGAAGAGTCCTCCGGCTGCCGTTCTCATTAAGAAAGAGATCGGTCTGTCCTCAGGTTCCGCCGAGCCCCACAAGGTGAAGGTGGGCAAAATTACCCGGGATCAGTTGAAGAAGATTGCCGAAATGAAGATGGCGGACCTGAATGCCAACGACATCGATGCGGCGATCAAGATTGTAGCCGGAACAGCCCGTTCCATGGGCGTAGAGGTTGAGGGGTAA
- the nusG gene encoding transcription termination/antitermination protein NusG encodes MAKSWYVLHTFSGHENKIEKTIRRMIDDGEFGEAVSDIKVPSEKVVDVKDGKRKERMQKVLPGYILLEMDLPDLGWKPVCSKIRRIQGVTGFVGTSPSAKPQPISTEEARNLLARMGEIKGDSSYRPKQTYVVGETVRIIDGPFESFTGTVEEVQDEKNRLKVMVGIFGRNTPVEVEYLQVEKL; translated from the coding sequence ATGGCCAAGAGTTGGTATGTTCTGCATACGTTTTCCGGACATGAAAACAAAATTGAGAAGACCATCCGCCGGATGATCGACGATGGTGAGTTTGGTGAAGCGGTGAGCGACATCAAAGTTCCCTCCGAGAAGGTCGTTGATGTAAAAGACGGCAAGCGCAAGGAGCGCATGCAGAAAGTGCTCCCGGGATACATCCTTCTTGAAATGGATCTCCCCGACCTGGGCTGGAAGCCCGTGTGCTCCAAGATCCGCAGGATACAGGGGGTGACCGGTTTTGTGGGTACAAGCCCCAGCGCCAAACCCCAGCCCATCAGCACCGAGGAAGCCCGAAACCTCCTGGCCCGGATGGGCGAAATCAAGGGAGATTCCAGCTACCGGCCCAAGCAGACCTATGTTGTGGGGGAAACGGTACGGATTATCGACGGTCCCTTCGAGTCATTCACCGGAACCGTTGAAGAAGTTCAGGACGAAAAAAACCGGCTGAAAGTAATGGTCGGAATTTTCGGACGGAACACCCCTGTGGAAGTTGAATATCTTCAGGTGGAAAAACTGTAA
- the secE gene encoding preprotein translocase subunit SecE: protein MKRIIQFFKDSIAELKKVVWPTRDEVASNTRVVLVSIALFAIALGVVDFVLANLVDLIF from the coding sequence ATGAAACGCATTATTCAGTTTTTTAAGGACAGTATCGCAGAGTTGAAAAAAGTTGTATGGCCTACACGTGACGAAGTTGCATCCAACACCCGTGTTGTTCTTGTGTCCATAGCACTTTTCGCCATCGCCCTTGGCGTGGTGGATTTTGTTCTGGCCAATCTCGTAGATCTGATTTTCTAG
- a CDS encoding MFS transporter, giving the protein MIRLLLSALMFLQFFVVGSFNPLISLYLTRFLGLGGGQAGLIISLSQVSMLISPLLVGRIAGKKISERRLLIIIYIAGAALLLLTSVQKGFAGMLLSFFALNLMLGPAVGLMNAVTFKRLPDPSAFGSIRVWGTIGWMAAGWTNGALVQLLPGISSSLSLIFTLPALASLLFTFLAVLLPGGGSTPAPAGGSGRRKRPGTRSEAGADTAPRTPPRTPPNAGAGGEMNDDTALKDTAGPEKGALGTLLSPVVRVLILCHFLGGMLDRYYIFGSGPHLDFMGIPESLLMPILSLGQATEIFMLLMLKPMLRRLGFRKGIFAGSLFLVLRYVLLLTATGSHAGALPAVVLAIAMNGPVFAMFYTALTIYVDERTSPGDRPAVHQYIAMVFTGFAGFSGNSLAGITFSNVEQNLQGMQSFWSIPLSLSLVVAGIIFLFFRPGKLKSAG; this is encoded by the coding sequence ATGATTCGACTTCTCCTTTCCGCTCTCATGTTCCTGCAGTTTTTCGTGGTGGGATCATTCAACCCCCTCATCAGCCTCTATCTTACCCGGTTTTTGGGACTTGGAGGCGGTCAGGCAGGGTTGATTATATCCCTGTCCCAGGTATCAATGCTCATCTCACCCCTTCTGGTGGGGCGGATTGCCGGTAAAAAAATCAGCGAACGGCGGCTGCTGATTATCATTTATATTGCAGGAGCGGCTTTGCTGCTGCTTACCTCGGTTCAGAAAGGCTTTGCCGGCATGCTCCTTTCGTTTTTCGCACTGAATCTCATGCTGGGGCCTGCAGTGGGGCTGATGAATGCGGTTACCTTCAAGAGATTACCCGACCCCTCTGCGTTCGGCAGCATTCGGGTATGGGGAACCATCGGCTGGATGGCTGCAGGATGGACCAACGGAGCCCTGGTGCAGCTGTTGCCGGGAATCAGCAGCTCCCTTTCCCTGATCTTCACCCTCCCTGCTCTCGCCTCTCTTCTGTTTACCTTCCTGGCTGTTCTTCTGCCCGGCGGCGGCAGTACCCCAGCCCCGGCCGGAGGATCCGGAAGAAGAAAACGCCCCGGCACCCGGTCTGAAGCAGGGGCCGATACTGCACCCCGTACTCCGCCCCGTACTCCGCCAAATGCCGGCGCCGGCGGCGAAATGAATGACGACACAGCCCTGAAAGACACGGCCGGTCCTGAGAAAGGTGCCCTTGGAACCCTTCTCTCACCGGTGGTCCGGGTGCTGATACTCTGTCATTTTCTGGGAGGCATGCTGGACAGATACTATATTTTCGGCTCTGGTCCCCATCTGGATTTCATGGGAATACCGGAGTCTCTGCTCATGCCCATTCTCAGTCTCGGGCAGGCAACGGAAATCTTCATGCTGCTGATGCTCAAACCCATGCTCAGACGACTGGGCTTTCGAAAAGGTATTTTTGCCGGTTCTCTCTTTCTTGTACTCAGGTATGTTCTGCTGCTCACTGCCACCGGATCTCATGCCGGAGCCCTTCCGGCGGTTGTGCTGGCCATAGCGATGAACGGGCCGGTATTCGCCATGTTTTACACAGCCCTGACAATCTATGTGGATGAACGAACCAGCCCCGGAGACCGGCCTGCGGTACATCAGTACATCGCAATGGTTTTTACCGGCTTTGCGGGATTTTCCGGGAACAGCCTTGCGGGAATCACCTTCAGTAATGTGGAGCAGAACCTTCAGGGCATGCAATCGTTCTGGAGTATTCCGCTGAGCCTGTCCCTTGTTGTGGCGGGGATCATATTTCTGTTTTTCAGGCCCGGGAAACTGAAATCAGCCGGCTGA
- a CDS encoding SufE family protein → MKQKTIGDTREYLEEMAEELNALADMDQMEMYRMLTDVGNEIPTIPQEEKTDENFVQGCVSNVYVAESVEDGHIEFRGSSDAMVVRGYLSILIQALNGLSIRELLEESESLVSKFGEDTNIRANLTPSRANAFGNIYALMREKAKSAG, encoded by the coding sequence ATGAAGCAGAAAACAATCGGGGATACCCGTGAATATCTTGAAGAGATGGCCGAGGAGCTGAATGCCCTGGCTGATATGGACCAGATGGAGATGTACCGCATGCTCACCGATGTGGGAAATGAGATCCCCACCATCCCTCAGGAAGAAAAAACCGATGAAAATTTTGTGCAGGGCTGTGTTTCCAACGTCTATGTTGCCGAATCCGTTGAGGACGGCCATATAGAGTTTCGGGGATCCAGCGATGCCATGGTTGTGCGGGGGTATTTATCCATACTTATCCAGGCCCTGAACGGATTGAGCATCCGGGAACTGCTTGAGGAATCGGAATCCCTGGTTTCAAAATTCGGAGAGGATACTAATATCCGGGCCAACCTTACCCCCAGCAGAGCAAACGCTTTCGGAAACATCTACGCCCTCATGCGGGAAAAAGCGAAATCAGCCGGCTGA